Genomic DNA from Thermogemmatispora onikobensis:
CCCGATCCCGCCGAAGGTCGAGGTCAGCTGGAACGAGGAGAATCTGGTCACCGTGAAAGGCCCCAAGGGCGAGCTCTCTCTCAAGATCCCCTCCTCCCTCTCGCTGACCCTGGAGGATGGTACGCTCAAGGTGGCGCGCCAGTCCGATAGCAAGCTGCATCGCTCTCAGCATGGCCTCTATCGCACGCTGATCAACAATATGGTGGTCGGCGTGACTCAAGGCTACAGCAAGCAGCTGGAGATTCATGGCACTGGTTACCGCGCTATGAAGTTGGGCGAGAACCTGCTGATCATGGTGGGCTATTCCCATCCGATTGAGGTGCCTCCGCCGCCAGGCATCTCGTTCACGGTTGACGGAGTTGACTCCGTGACCAAGGCCACCAAGATCAGTGTGGTCGGGATCGATAAGCAGAAGGTAGGCGAAATGGCGGCCATCATTCGCCGCATTCGTGAGCCGGAGCCGTACAAGGGCAAAGGCATCCGCTATGCTGGCGAGGAGATCCGGCGCAAAGCCGGGAAGGCCGGCAAGACAGGCAAGGCTGGCGGCGGTAAGAAGAAGTAAGGGGCACTGGTTGGGAGGCTGGTCGGCCTTGCTTGCGGCTGGCTGCCTGTCGCCTGTCCGTCAGACGGGCTGGCTTGCCGGGGCTTCTCTCGTGCTGGCACCAGTACAGCTGCGACGAGGAGGGACGTAGTGCCGATCACGTCCCTTGCAGCGTCGGTTGATCTTTCTTTATTACTCTTATAGAAGAACAGGGGCACGTTCTCATGATCAAGACCTTCAATGCGAACAAGGCGCGGCTGCGTCGGCACCAGCGGATACGTCGCCGAGTCGAGGGCACAGCGGAACGGCCACGCTTGAATGTCTTCCGCAGCGCTCGTCATATCTATGCTCAGATTATCGACGATACCTCGGGGCGGACACTCGTAGCGGCCTCCTCGTTGGAGGCAGCTCTGCGCGATTTCCAGCCGGCGCTGCCTCCTGAGTCGGCTGCTCCCCAGCAGGTGGAAGCCGTGCCGGAGGAGGAGGTAATCGTCGAGAGTGCGGCAGAGGCAGCTCCGTCGCGCAAGGCTGCTCGGGCGGCACGGAGCCAAGCGCAGACTCAGCCGGCCCGTGGCGGCAAGGGTGGTCAGCAGCAGCAACGAGGTCGTCCGCCGACTCAGGTCAAGACCGTTCTGCCCAGCGCTCAAAAAGGCGAGAAGAAAACGCCCGTTGAGGCCCTGGCTGCTATTGCCTATAATCGCAAAGTCGCTATTGCGCGCGAGGTTGGCAAGTTGCTTGCGCAGCGCGCGAAAGAGAAGGGGATCGAGAAGGTCGTCTTTGACCGTGGAGGCTACGCCTATCACGGGCGTGTCGCCGCCCTCGCCGAGGGGGCGCGTGAAGGCGGCCTCCAGTTCTAGGTCAGGTAGGTAGGCACGAGCACGAGGAGGAACATGCCGAGAATAGATGCGTCGAAGCTGAACCTGG
This window encodes:
- the rplF gene encoding 50S ribosomal protein L6; amino-acid sequence: MSRIGRMPIPIPPKVEVSWNEENLVTVKGPKGELSLKIPSSLSLTLEDGTLKVARQSDSKLHRSQHGLYRTLINNMVVGVTQGYSKQLEIHGTGYRAMKLGENLLIMVGYSHPIEVPPPPGISFTVDGVDSVTKATKISVVGIDKQKVGEMAAIIRRIREPEPYKGKGIRYAGEEIRRKAGKAGKTGKAGGGKKK